The Phocoena sinus isolate mPhoSin1 chromosome 17, mPhoSin1.pri, whole genome shotgun sequence genome contains a region encoding:
- the LRRC24 gene encoding leucine-rich repeat-containing protein 24 isoform X2, whose protein sequence is MAPGAPALLLLSLLSLPGPLPRAAGCPAACRCYSATVECGALRLRLVPSGIPPGTQTLFLQDNSIARLEPGTLAPLASLRRLYLHNNSLRALEPGAFRAQSRLLELALTGNQLRGLRVGAFAGLAQLRVLYLAGNQLVQLLDFTFLHLQRLQELHLQENSIELLEDQALAGLSSLALLDLSRNQLGTISQEALQPLASLQVLRLTENPWRCDCALHWLGTWIKEEGQRLLSSRDKKITCAEPPRLALQSLLEVSGSSLICIPPSVHVEPLEVTANLGEDLRIACQASGYPQPLVTWRKVAQPREGPPQAQAQPGGGVPGPGGPGASDTGSGMLFLTNITLAHAGKYECEASNAGGAARLPFQLLVNLSQQLLLAPAPPRAADPVSHEPLPEVGGMAFRALGLASQTAIATAIALLALTALLLATMICRRRRRRKKAPGPPGEGALFVNDYSDGPCTFAQLEELRDERGHEMFVIDRSKPLFAEGPAEAAEGAAPGVAQGLPLQPPAAYEIRC, encoded by the exons ATGGCCCCAGGGGCGCCCGCACTGCTGCTGCTGTCACTGCTGTCACTGCCGGGTCCCCTGCCTCGCGCTGCCGGCTGCCCTGCGGCCTGCCGCTGCTACAGCGCCACGGTGGAGTGCGGCGCCCTGCGGCTGCGCCTGGTCCCGTCCGGAATCCCGCCCGGGACGCAG ACGCTGTTCCTGCAGGACAACAGCATCGCGCGCCTGGAGCCGGGCACCCTGGCACCCCTCGCCTCCCTGCGTCGACTCTACCTGCACAACAACAGCCTGCGCGCCCTGGAGCCAGGCGCCTTCCGTGCGCAGTCGCGCCTACTGGAGCTGGCGCTCACGGGCAACCAGCTGCGCGGCTTGCGCGTTGGCGCTTTTGCCGGCCTGGCCCAACTGCGCGTGCTCTACCTAGCTGGCAACCAGCTGGTACAGCTGCTGGATTTCACCTTCCTACACTTGCAG CGACTGCAGGAACTGCACCTGCAGGAAAACAGCATCGAGCTGCTGGAGGACCAGGCCCTGGCCGGGCTCTCCTCGCTGGCACTGCTGGACCTCAGCAGGAACCAGCTGGGCACCATCAGCCAGGAGGCCCTACAGCCCCTGGCCAGCCTGCAGGTCCTGCGCCTCACAG AGAACCCGTGGCGCTGTGACTGTGCCTTGCACTGGCTGGGAACCTGGATCAAGGAAGAGGGCCAGCGACTGCTCAGCTCCAGGGACAAGAAAATCACGTGTGCAGAGCCCCCCCGCCTGGCACTTCAGAGTCTCCTGGAAGTATCTGGCAGTAGCCTCATCTGCATCCCACCCTCTGTGCATGTGGAGCCGCTGGAGGTGACAGCCAACCTGGGTGAGGACCTGCGGATTGCCTGCCAGGCTTCCGGCTACCCGCAGCCCCTGGTGACCTGGAGAAAGGTGGCGCAGCCTCGCGAGGGGCCGCCGCAGGCCCAGGCCCAACCTGGAGGCGGGGTGCCGGGCCCAGGTGGGCCCGGGGCATCCGACACGGGCAGCGGCATGCTCTTCCTCACCAACATCACCCTGGCCCACGCTGGCAAATACGAGTGCGAGGCCTCCAACGCCGGCGGCGCCGCCCGCCTGCCCTTCCAGCTTCTGGTCAACCTGTCCCAGCAGCTGCTGCTGGCGCCTGCGCCGCCCCGGGCCGCTGACCCAGTCAGCCACGAGCCCCTGCCCGAGGTGGGCGGCATGGCCTTTCGCGCCCTGGGCCTGGCCTCGCAGACGGCCATCGCGACGGCCATCGCGCTCCTAGCGCTCACGGCGCTGCTGCTGGCGACCATGATCTGCCGCAGGCGGCGCAGGCGCAAAAAGGCACCGGGGCCTCCCGGGGAGGGCGCGCTCTTCGTCAACGATTATTCGGACGGGCCCTGCACCTTCGCGCAGCTCGAGGAGCTCCGCGACGAGCGGGGCCACGAGATGTTCGTCATCGACCGCTCCAAGCCGCTCTTCGCCGAGGGCCCGGCGGAGGCGGCCGAGGGCGCAGCGCCCGGAGTCGCGCAGGGCCTCCCGCTGCAGCCGCCTGCCGCCTACGAGATCCGTTGCtga
- the LRRC24 gene encoding leucine-rich repeat-containing protein 24 isoform X1 has product MPQIFMLFYKGRQFYQFLELISNFKNQTRCVPPSVLFTGSQMLGTGLTTCVSGGASHRGQTVGRLLRRLQLRGLRPVPQEMAPGAPALLLLSLLSLPGPLPRAAGCPAACRCYSATVECGALRLRLVPSGIPPGTQTLFLQDNSIARLEPGTLAPLASLRRLYLHNNSLRALEPGAFRAQSRLLELALTGNQLRGLRVGAFAGLAQLRVLYLAGNQLVQLLDFTFLHLQRLQELHLQENSIELLEDQALAGLSSLALLDLSRNQLGTISQEALQPLASLQVLRLTENPWRCDCALHWLGTWIKEEGQRLLSSRDKKITCAEPPRLALQSLLEVSGSSLICIPPSVHVEPLEVTANLGEDLRIACQASGYPQPLVTWRKVAQPREGPPQAQAQPGGGVPGPGGPGASDTGSGMLFLTNITLAHAGKYECEASNAGGAARLPFQLLVNLSQQLLLAPAPPRAADPVSHEPLPEVGGMAFRALGLASQTAIATAIALLALTALLLATMICRRRRRRKKAPGPPGEGALFVNDYSDGPCTFAQLEELRDERGHEMFVIDRSKPLFAEGPAEAAEGAAPGVAQGLPLQPPAAYEIRC; this is encoded by the exons ATGCCCCAGATCTTTATGCTTTTTTATAAAGGAAGGCAGTTTTATCAGTTTCTTGAACTAATTTCAAACTTCAAAAATCAGACACGGTGTGTACCTCCATCCGTGCTTTTCACTGGCTCTCAAATGTTAGGGACAGGCCTGACAACCTGTGTTTCAGGAGGCGCATCCCATCGGGGCCAGACTGTAGGGAGGCTGCTGCGAAGGCTGCAACTTCGTGGCCTGCGGCCGGTCCCGCAAGAGATGGCCCCAGGGGCGCCCGCACTGCTGCTGCTGTCACTGCTGTCACTGCCGGGTCCCCTGCCTCGCGCTGCCGGCTGCCCTGCGGCCTGCCGCTGCTACAGCGCCACGGTGGAGTGCGGCGCCCTGCGGCTGCGCCTGGTCCCGTCCGGAATCCCGCCCGGGACGCAG ACGCTGTTCCTGCAGGACAACAGCATCGCGCGCCTGGAGCCGGGCACCCTGGCACCCCTCGCCTCCCTGCGTCGACTCTACCTGCACAACAACAGCCTGCGCGCCCTGGAGCCAGGCGCCTTCCGTGCGCAGTCGCGCCTACTGGAGCTGGCGCTCACGGGCAACCAGCTGCGCGGCTTGCGCGTTGGCGCTTTTGCCGGCCTGGCCCAACTGCGCGTGCTCTACCTAGCTGGCAACCAGCTGGTACAGCTGCTGGATTTCACCTTCCTACACTTGCAG CGACTGCAGGAACTGCACCTGCAGGAAAACAGCATCGAGCTGCTGGAGGACCAGGCCCTGGCCGGGCTCTCCTCGCTGGCACTGCTGGACCTCAGCAGGAACCAGCTGGGCACCATCAGCCAGGAGGCCCTACAGCCCCTGGCCAGCCTGCAGGTCCTGCGCCTCACAG AGAACCCGTGGCGCTGTGACTGTGCCTTGCACTGGCTGGGAACCTGGATCAAGGAAGAGGGCCAGCGACTGCTCAGCTCCAGGGACAAGAAAATCACGTGTGCAGAGCCCCCCCGCCTGGCACTTCAGAGTCTCCTGGAAGTATCTGGCAGTAGCCTCATCTGCATCCCACCCTCTGTGCATGTGGAGCCGCTGGAGGTGACAGCCAACCTGGGTGAGGACCTGCGGATTGCCTGCCAGGCTTCCGGCTACCCGCAGCCCCTGGTGACCTGGAGAAAGGTGGCGCAGCCTCGCGAGGGGCCGCCGCAGGCCCAGGCCCAACCTGGAGGCGGGGTGCCGGGCCCAGGTGGGCCCGGGGCATCCGACACGGGCAGCGGCATGCTCTTCCTCACCAACATCACCCTGGCCCACGCTGGCAAATACGAGTGCGAGGCCTCCAACGCCGGCGGCGCCGCCCGCCTGCCCTTCCAGCTTCTGGTCAACCTGTCCCAGCAGCTGCTGCTGGCGCCTGCGCCGCCCCGGGCCGCTGACCCAGTCAGCCACGAGCCCCTGCCCGAGGTGGGCGGCATGGCCTTTCGCGCCCTGGGCCTGGCCTCGCAGACGGCCATCGCGACGGCCATCGCGCTCCTAGCGCTCACGGCGCTGCTGCTGGCGACCATGATCTGCCGCAGGCGGCGCAGGCGCAAAAAGGCACCGGGGCCTCCCGGGGAGGGCGCGCTCTTCGTCAACGATTATTCGGACGGGCCCTGCACCTTCGCGCAGCTCGAGGAGCTCCGCGACGAGCGGGGCCACGAGATGTTCGTCATCGACCGCTCCAAGCCGCTCTTCGCCGAGGGCCCGGCGGAGGCGGCCGAGGGCGCAGCGCCCGGAGTCGCGCAGGGCCTCCCGCTGCAGCCGCCTGCCGCCTACGAGATCCGTTGCtga
- the LRRC14 gene encoding leucine-rich repeat-containing protein 14 yields the protein MHTLVFLSTRQVLQCQSAACQALPLLPRELFPLLFKVAFMDKKTVVLRELVHTWPFPLLSFQQLLQECAHCSRALLQERPSTESMQAVILGLTARLHTPETAAGTQPLCRKHALRVLDMTGLLDDGVEQDPGTMSMWDCTAAVARTCIAQQQGRTAEPGLAPVPVEVRVDLRVNRASYAFLREALRSSAGSPLRLCCRDLRAEDLPMRNTVALLQLLDAGCLRRVDLRFNNLGLRGLSVIIPHVARFQHLASLRLHYVHGDSRQPSVDGEDNFRYFLAQMGRFTCLRELSMGSSLLSGRLDQLLSTLQSPLESLELAFCALLPEDLRFLARSPHAVHLKKLDLSGNDLSGSQLEPFQGLLQAAAATLLHLELTECQLADTQLLATLPVLTRCASLRYLGLYGNPLSMAGLKELLRDSVAQAELRTVVHPFPVDCYEGLPWPPPASVLLEASINEEKFARVEAELHQLLLASGRAHVLWTTDIYGRLAADYFSL from the exons ATGCACACCCTTGTGTTCCTGAGCACACGGCAGGTGCTCCAGTGCCAGTCAGCTGCCTGCCAGGCCTTGCCCCTGCTGCCACGAGAGCTCTTCCCCTTGCTCTTCAAAGTGGCCTTCATGGACAAGAAGACCGTTGTGCTGCGTGAGCTGGTGCACACGTGGCCCTTTCCACTGCTTAGCTTCCAGCAGCTGCTGCAGGAGTGTGCCCACTGCAGCCGGGCCCTGCTGCAGGAGCGGCCTAGCACAGAGAGCATGCAAGCCGTGATCCTGGGGCTGACTGCCCGGCTCCACACCCCGGAGACTGCGGCTGGCACACAGCCCCTCTGCAG GAAGCACGCGCTGCGGGTGCTGGACATGACGGGCCTCCTGGATGACGGCGTGGAGCAGGACCCGGGCACCATGAGCATGTGGGACTGCACGGCAGCTGTGGCCCGCACGTGCATCGCACAGCAGCAGGGCAGGACTGCAGAGCCCGGCCTGGCCCCCGTTCCTGTGGAGGTGCGTGTGGACCTGCGGGTGAACCGGGCCTCTTACGCGTTCTTGCGGGAGGCACTCCGTAGCAGCGCGGGCAGTCCACTGCGGCTCTGCTGCCGGGACCTGCGGGCTGAGGACCTGCCCATGCGCAATACCGTGGCCCTGCTGCAGCTTCTGGATGCGGGCTGCCTGCGCCGCGTGGACCTGCGCTTCAACAACTTGGGCCTGCGAGGCCTGTCTGTCATCATCCCACACGTGGCCCGCTTCCAGCACCTGGCCAGCCTGCGGTTACACTATGTGCACGGGGACTCTCGGCAGCCCTCTGTGGACGGCGAGGACAACTTCCGTTACTTCCTGGCCCAGATGGGCCGCTTCACCTGTTTGCGGGAGCTCAGCATGGGCTCCTCTCTTCTCTCGGGGCGGCTGGACCAGCTGCTCAG CACCCTGCAGAGCCCCCTGGAGAGCCTGGAGCTGGCCTTCTGCGCCTTGCTGCCTGAGGACTTGCGTTTCCTGGCACGGAGCCCCCATGCTGTCCACCTCAAGAAGCTGGACCTGAGTGGCAATGACCTGTCCGGCAGCCAGCTGGAGCCCTTCCAGGGTCTGCTGCAGGCAGCAGCAGCCACGCTGCTGCACCTCGAGCTGACCGAGTGCCAGCTTGCTGATACCCAACTGCTGGCCACACTTCCTGTGCTGACTCGTTGTGCCAGCCTCCGCTACCTCGGCCTCTACGGCAACCCGCTGTCTATGGCGGGCCTCAAGGAGCTCCTGAGGGACTCGGTGGCACAGGCCGAGCTGCGCACGGTGGTGCACCCTTTCCCCGTGGACTGCTATGAGGGCCTGCCCTGGCCACCGCCTGCCTCTGTCCTGCTGGAAGCCTCCATCAATGAGGAGAAGTTTGCCCGCGTGGAGGCTGAGTTGCACCAGTTGCTACTGGCCTCAGGCCGTGCCCACGTGCTCTGGACCACAGACATCTATGGGCGCCTGGCTGCAGACTACTTTAGCCTGTGA
- the C17H8orf82 gene encoding UPF0598 protein C8orf82 homolog, with protein sequence MWATRGVLRPWALGLARSPGTRAYGGGGGVSYTQGQSPEPRTREYFYYVDHQGQLFLDDSKMKNFITCFKDPQFLVIFFSRLRPNRSGRYEASFPFLSPCGRERNYLRCEDRPVVFTHLLAAGPEPPRLSYGGGGEALAVPFEPARLLPLSSNGRLYHPAPERAGGVGLVRSALAFELSACFEYAPGAPELPSHVRWQGSRFDLTMDLAPLLLATPPP encoded by the exons ATGTGGGCGACGCGCGGAGTGCTGCGGCCCTGGGCCCTCGGCTTGGCGCGGTCCCCGGGGACCCGGGCCtacggtgggggcgggggcgtcTCTTACACGCAGGGCCAGAGCCCAGAGCCGCGGACGCGCGAGTACTTTTACTACGTGGATCATCAAGGCCag CTTTTCCTGGATGACTCCAAAATGAAGAACTTCATCACCTGCTTCAAAG ACCCGCAGTTCCTGGTCATCTTCTTCTCCCGCCTGAGACCCAACCGCAGCGGGCGCTACGaggcctccttccccttcctctcgcCCTGCGGCAGAGAGCGCAACTACCTACGCTGCGAGGACCGTCCCGTGGTCTTCACGCACCTGCTGGCCGCTGGCCCCGAGCCCCCGCGCCTCTCctacggcggcggcggcgaggccCTGGCCGTGCCCTTCGAGCCGGCGCGCCTACTGCCCCTGTCCTCCAATGGGCGTCTCTACCACCCGGCGCCGGAGCGTGCGGGTGGCGTGGGCCTGGTGCGATCGGCTCTGGCCTTCGAGCTCAGCGCTTGCTTCGAGTACGCGCCCGGCGCGCCCGAGCTGCCCTCGCACGTGCGCTGGCAGGGCAGCCGTTTCGACCTCACCATGGACCTGGCCCCGCTGCTGCTCGCCACCCCGCCGCCCTGA